In one Echinicola marina genomic region, the following are encoded:
- a CDS encoding class I SAM-dependent methyltransferase → MAHPIIQQLKKAQDKSILPNDNWRREKSDGFTYLRYRICRPLIKGVFYVFRWWNKPTPWFAPSAVNFLKTWLKKDMVGLEFGSGASSKFFAQRIKKLVSIEHHQGWYEHVSKWFEENQLDNIDYRFIAEAPNLHVKELPQFFEKLHLKEEDYAFKPQFWEYFHVADEFENAYFDFILVDGRARVACLLNSIPKLKSGGLMILDNSDRPSYQLAFKLLKDWEHFTCTTGLSDTTFWIKP, encoded by the coding sequence ATGGCACATCCAATCATCCAACAACTCAAAAAAGCTCAAGATAAAAGCATACTTCCTAATGACAATTGGCGGAGAGAAAAAAGTGATGGATTTACTTACTTACGTTATCGCATCTGCCGTCCATTGATCAAAGGCGTATTCTATGTCTTTCGATGGTGGAATAAACCCACCCCCTGGTTTGCCCCTTCTGCCGTAAATTTCCTGAAAACTTGGTTAAAAAAGGACATGGTTGGCCTGGAGTTTGGCAGCGGTGCCAGTTCCAAGTTTTTTGCCCAGAGGATAAAAAAATTGGTCAGTATTGAGCACCACCAAGGTTGGTATGAACATGTATCAAAGTGGTTTGAAGAAAACCAGCTCGATAATATTGATTACCGATTTATCGCTGAAGCCCCCAATTTACATGTAAAGGAATTGCCTCAATTCTTTGAGAAGCTACATCTAAAAGAAGAAGATTACGCATTTAAGCCCCAGTTCTGGGAATATTTTCATGTAGCTGATGAATTTGAAAATGCCTATTTTGACTTTATTCTGGTAGATGGAAGGGCAAGAGTGGCCTGTCTGCTCAATTCTATTCCCAAACTAAAATCCGGTGGTTTGATGATTTTGGACAATTCTGATCGGCCAAGTTACCAGCTTGCCTTTAAATTACTTAAAGATTGGGAACATTTCACTTGCACTACAGGACTTTCTGACACCACTTTTTGGATCAAACCTTAA
- a CDS encoding patatin-like phospholipase family protein, with product MKKVRILSIDGGGIRGILPGVVLGQLEKKIQRKGKDENLRLSDMFDFMAGTSTGGILTLAYLTPNEENRPKLTAEEAVNIYLDRGDEIFDVSKWQKIKSGMGILDEKFDASELEEALNDTFLETELSQLLKPCIISSYDIRNGKPHFFKQHKSVKEIYNYKVKDIARATSAAPTYFETSRIKNSLGTPYPLIDGGVFVNNPALVAYSEVRTMNFEGIKHLPTAKDMMIVSLGTGSTSQKYEYKKAKDWGAAGWIKPIIEIMMSGNAKTVHHHLDQIYKTLSTKDQKDYHRLEPLLIQADTAMDNGSIENMTKLKEDALSYISKSEVDEELDEITEKLFKLSNT from the coding sequence ATGAAAAAAGTAAGAATATTATCCATTGATGGCGGTGGAATACGCGGAATTTTACCTGGGGTAGTTCTCGGCCAACTTGAAAAGAAAATCCAAAGAAAAGGTAAGGACGAAAACCTTAGACTATCAGACATGTTTGATTTTATGGCTGGTACAAGTACTGGAGGGATCCTTACTTTGGCTTATTTAACTCCTAATGAAGAAAACCGTCCAAAACTTACTGCTGAAGAAGCTGTAAACATCTATCTGGACCGTGGGGACGAAATTTTTGACGTGAGCAAGTGGCAAAAAATCAAAAGTGGAATGGGGATTCTAGACGAGAAATTCGATGCCAGTGAACTCGAAGAAGCTTTAAATGATACTTTCCTAGAAACAGAGCTTTCACAGCTCCTTAAACCCTGTATTATTAGTTCTTATGATATCAGAAACGGAAAACCTCACTTTTTCAAACAACATAAATCCGTCAAGGAAATCTACAATTATAAAGTTAAAGACATTGCCCGTGCCACTTCTGCCGCCCCTACCTACTTCGAAACCTCACGTATAAAAAACAGTCTGGGCACTCCTTATCCCTTGATCGATGGTGGGGTATTTGTCAACAACCCAGCACTTGTCGCTTATTCTGAGGTTAGGACCATGAATTTTGAGGGCATTAAGCACCTTCCCACTGCCAAAGACATGATGATAGTTTCACTAGGCACTGGTAGTACCAGTCAAAAATACGAATACAAAAAAGCAAAAGATTGGGGTGCCGCAGGCTGGATAAAGCCGATAATTGAAATCATGATGTCTGGTAATGCCAAAACAGTTCACCATCACTTGGACCAAATCTACAAAACCCTTAGCACAAAGGACCAAAAAGATTACCACCGCTTGGAACCTCTGCTCATTCAAGCAGATACGGCCATGGACAATGGCTCCATAGAAAACATGACCAAATTAAAAGAGGATGCACTAAGTTATATTTCTAAAAGTGAGGTTGATGAAGAGTTGGATGAAATCACAGAAAAGCTGTTTAAACTTTCCAATACTTGA
- a CDS encoding SAM-dependent methyltransferase: MEEKKDKYFSYYDRFEAQPKKDEIDLRYLRVLEKLVESGLKSNHRVLEIGCGLGELSHLIAKKTKNGHVLGIDISPQSIHKAQEGWKDQKNLSFKIAEMKAYESQGNTYDFFVISEILQQVSKDHHFRIFEGIKRHSHEDSIIFINLPTPQFSTWKAENDPESLQFFESIVNIGDLIKSISDNGFYLDKSMSYSVYYEEDDFQYFIFKPIKTMDQPTPKKKWALKKEKLQFNLMNLLM, translated from the coding sequence ATGGAAGAGAAAAAGGATAAATATTTCAGTTACTATGACCGTTTTGAGGCCCAACCCAAGAAAGATGAAATAGACTTAAGATACCTTCGCGTCTTAGAAAAATTGGTAGAATCAGGTTTAAAATCCAATCATCGTGTTTTGGAAATAGGCTGCGGCCTGGGTGAGCTAAGTCACCTTATTGCCAAAAAAACAAAAAACGGACATGTTCTGGGCATCGATATAAGTCCTCAAAGTATTCATAAAGCACAGGAAGGCTGGAAGGATCAAAAAAACCTTAGTTTTAAAATTGCTGAAATGAAAGCTTATGAGAGCCAGGGAAACACCTATGATTTCTTTGTAATATCAGAAATATTACAACAGGTTTCCAAAGATCATCATTTTAGGATTTTCGAAGGGATCAAACGCCATTCCCACGAAGATTCTATCATTTTCATCAATTTGCCCACCCCTCAGTTTTCTACTTGGAAAGCTGAAAACGACCCAGAATCCCTACAGTTTTTTGAATCTATCGTCAATATAGGTGATCTGATAAAAAGTATTAGCGACAATGGATTTTACCTTGATAAAAGCATGTCCTATTCGGTTTATTATGAGGAAGATGATTTTCAGTATTTTATCTTCAAACCAATTAAAACAATGGATCAGCCCACACCCAAAAAGAAATGGGCTCTTAAAAAGGAAAAGCTGCAATTTAATCTTATGAACTTGCTGATGTAA
- the dprA gene encoding DNA-processing protein DprA, producing the protein MQKTADENQLQYSIALSLIPQLGPNIFKTVISYCGSPKNFFNMPPGKAAKIPGIGPKLIELRKQKQEFLRKAEKIMDDCHKHQIHIHTYLEPSYPTRLKSYLNSPVLLFSKGNINLNPDKSIGIVGTRNASDYGKMSTRKIVESLSPFQPTIISGLAYGIDITAHRAALDFGLPTISILGNSLESIYPASHKSTAANMMENGGLVSEYKVGTPLNANNFPARNRIIAALSDALIVVEAAKRGGALITAEIAYSYNREVFAVPGNLQNTYSEGCNNLIRSMKASIYTGPKDIQEALSWDNENNKENPVKKIKIDLSQFPVEEQTILKLLSDNQELEIDHLSWQSQIPVSQLASLLLNLEFQGLIKSFPGKKYGLC; encoded by the coding sequence ATGCAGAAAACAGCGGATGAAAACCAACTCCAATATTCCATAGCACTCAGCCTAATCCCACAACTTGGCCCCAATATTTTCAAGACCGTTATCAGCTATTGTGGCTCGCCAAAAAACTTTTTCAATATGCCCCCGGGAAAAGCAGCAAAAATCCCAGGGATAGGGCCCAAACTAATTGAGCTAAGAAAACAAAAACAAGAATTTCTCAGAAAAGCTGAGAAAATAATGGATGATTGTCATAAACATCAAATTCACATTCATACCTATCTTGAACCATCCTACCCTACTCGATTAAAATCCTATTTGAACTCACCCGTCCTCCTTTTTTCCAAAGGAAACATCAACCTTAACCCGGATAAAAGCATTGGTATCGTAGGTACTAGAAATGCATCGGATTATGGTAAAATGAGCACACGAAAAATAGTGGAAAGCCTCAGCCCATTTCAACCCACAATCATCAGTGGTCTGGCTTATGGCATTGATATCACCGCACATAGGGCTGCCTTGGACTTTGGGCTTCCAACCATTTCTATTTTGGGCAACTCCCTAGAATCCATTTACCCAGCCAGTCACAAAAGCACAGCAGCCAATATGATGGAAAATGGGGGACTTGTATCTGAGTACAAAGTAGGAACGCCATTAAATGCCAATAACTTCCCTGCTAGAAACCGCATCATAGCAGCACTATCTGATGCATTGATTGTGGTAGAAGCCGCCAAAAGAGGTGGCGCATTGATTACAGCAGAAATTGCCTATAGTTATAACCGTGAAGTCTTTGCTGTGCCCGGTAATCTACAAAACACCTACAGTGAAGGCTGCAATAACCTTATTCGATCCATGAAGGCCAGTATTTATACAGGGCCGAAAGATATTCAGGAAGCCCTCTCATGGGACAATGAAAACAATAAAGAAAATCCAGTCAAAAAAATTAAGATTGATCTCAGCCAATTTCCAGTTGAAGAACAAACTATCCTAAAATTGCTTTCCGATAATCAGGAATTAGAGATTGACCATCTCAGCTGGCAGTCCCAAATTCCCGTTTCCCAGTTAGCTTCTCTCCTGCTCAATTTGGAGTTTCAAGGTTTAATAAAGTCATTTCCTGGGAAAAAATATGGTCTGTGCTAA
- a CDS encoding YfhO family protein has translation MQINFKKEVLPHLLGIVSFYTLIVLYFSPILFEGKMIFQNDILQWEGSAKEVLDFREETGEEALWTNRMFGGMPAYLINTEYPGDISRVVISILTLGLPHPINGLFFGMVGMYILLLCFKVRPEISVMGAWAFAFNTFNMLSLEAGHNAKIWAICLIPLILAGIHMAFNGKKILGFAITALALMLQIRFNHLQITYYTLIVILIYGIGQLVYYSKEKRLAEFGKVAGILVLAGVLSGAGNANRLISILEYGEYSIRGEKTLEGNTQNESGLSKDYAFSWSQGKLESLTLLVPNFSGGASQEDLGEDSHTEKALQQNGVSGAQLNNFIQGAPTYWGDQPFTGGPIYGSIIMVFLFVIGMIYAPKRYRNIFVVITIVSLMLAWGKNLAWFNYTLFDFLPGYNKFRAVSMALGITLFAIPVLGCIGLENLFVQKDQKKKFKAFLLALAIVGGFTLLLILLAGAFGFKGAADANFPEWLSKAIRADRKALLQKDAFRSLAFIAASGLLIYLAIKEKTTYLYATLGIAVMVIADVWTVNKRYLNDASLSKSPSETYFAPNGADKKILQDNGYFRVLNLQNTFQEARTSYRFNSIGGYHGAKMRRYQDLIDRVLQGEIGQFVQKAQEGNFDYQSLKAVNMLNTKYIIAGQAENAVFKNPEANGPAWFPSEIITVNSNDEEIKALSEMDTKTQATINISEFEAETGAGTVKLNKYQPNKLEYTVEAKEAGLVVFSEIYYPAGWTASINGKPAEIIRTNYLMRGLMVPEGSSNIIFSFEPKSYFKGSFIAVSSQYFIILLLLVGIILPFTKHPKYGREKG, from the coding sequence ATGCAAATCAATTTTAAAAAAGAGGTTTTACCTCACCTCTTAGGGATCGTTTCTTTTTATACCCTGATCGTTTTATATTTTTCTCCTATTCTTTTTGAAGGAAAAATGATTTTCCAAAATGATATCCTCCAATGGGAAGGTTCTGCTAAAGAGGTGCTAGACTTTCGGGAGGAAACAGGAGAGGAAGCCCTTTGGACCAACCGAATGTTTGGAGGAATGCCCGCTTACCTGATCAATACTGAATATCCAGGCGATATATCTAGGGTTGTCATATCCATCTTGACCTTAGGTCTGCCCCACCCTATCAATGGACTTTTCTTTGGAATGGTCGGTATGTATATACTTCTGCTTTGCTTCAAAGTCAGACCTGAAATATCCGTTATGGGTGCATGGGCTTTTGCCTTTAATACCTTCAATATGCTAAGCCTGGAAGCAGGACATAATGCCAAAATATGGGCTATATGCCTGATTCCCCTTATTCTTGCAGGCATTCACATGGCCTTCAATGGAAAAAAAATATTGGGATTTGCCATCACCGCTTTGGCCTTAATGCTACAAATCCGCTTCAACCACTTGCAAATTACTTATTATACCCTGATAGTCATCCTTATCTATGGAATAGGACAATTGGTTTATTATAGTAAAGAAAAAAGATTGGCTGAATTTGGAAAAGTTGCCGGAATTTTGGTATTGGCAGGTGTCCTTTCAGGGGCTGGAAATGCCAACCGACTGATATCAATTTTAGAGTACGGTGAATACTCCATCCGTGGTGAAAAGACCTTGGAAGGCAATACTCAAAATGAAAGTGGCCTGAGCAAGGATTACGCCTTTAGCTGGTCTCAAGGCAAACTGGAATCCTTGACCCTTTTGGTCCCGAACTTCTCTGGTGGTGCCAGTCAAGAAGACCTCGGTGAAGATTCCCATACAGAAAAGGCCCTCCAACAAAATGGAGTTTCCGGGGCACAATTAAACAATTTCATCCAAGGAGCCCCTACTTATTGGGGGGATCAGCCCTTTACTGGAGGCCCCATTTATGGCAGCATCATTATGGTATTTTTGTTTGTGATAGGGATGATTTACGCTCCTAAGAGGTACAGAAATATTTTTGTGGTCATCACCATAGTATCTTTGATGTTAGCTTGGGGAAAAAACCTGGCTTGGTTCAATTATACCCTGTTTGACTTTCTTCCTGGATATAATAAATTCAGGGCTGTTTCCATGGCCTTGGGCATTACCCTATTTGCCATCCCGGTATTAGGATGCATAGGTTTAGAAAACCTTTTTGTCCAAAAAGACCAAAAGAAGAAGTTCAAAGCCTTTTTATTAGCACTGGCCATTGTAGGTGGCTTCACCCTATTATTGATTCTTTTGGCAGGAGCATTTGGTTTTAAAGGAGCCGCAGATGCCAACTTCCCAGAATGGCTCAGCAAAGCCATACGTGCGGACAGAAAGGCCCTCTTGCAAAAAGACGCCTTCAGAAGCTTGGCCTTTATTGCAGCAAGTGGACTTTTGATTTACCTGGCCATAAAAGAAAAAACCACTTATCTCTATGCTACTTTGGGTATAGCCGTGATGGTCATTGCAGATGTATGGACAGTAAATAAGCGCTACCTCAACGATGCGTCTTTGTCAAAAAGCCCAAGTGAAACTTATTTCGCCCCAAATGGTGCGGACAAAAAAATCTTGCAGGACAATGGATATTTCAGGGTGCTCAACTTACAAAACACCTTCCAAGAAGCTAGGACCAGTTACAGGTTCAATAGTATTGGAGGTTACCATGGTGCAAAAATGAGAAGATACCAAGACCTGATAGATCGGGTTTTGCAAGGGGAAATTGGCCAGTTTGTCCAAAAAGCCCAAGAAGGTAATTTTGATTACCAAAGCCTCAAGGCGGTCAATATGCTCAACACCAAATATATTATAGCTGGTCAGGCAGAAAATGCGGTATTCAAAAACCCAGAAGCCAACGGTCCTGCCTGGTTCCCTTCTGAAATCATCACTGTAAACTCTAATGATGAAGAGATCAAGGCTTTGTCCGAAATGGACACAAAAACACAAGCAACTATTAACATATCTGAGTTTGAAGCTGAAACCGGAGCAGGTACAGTAAAACTAAATAAATACCAACCCAATAAACTGGAATATACCGTCGAAGCCAAAGAGGCTGGCTTGGTCGTATTTTCTGAAATATATTATCCTGCAGGCTGGACCGCAAGCATCAATGGAAAACCTGCGGAGATTATCCGCACTAACTACCTCATGAGGGGCTTAATGGTTCCAGAAGGTTCATCAAATATCATTTTCAGCTTTGAACCTAAGTCCTATTTTAAGGGTTCTTTTATTGCAGTTTCTTCCCAATATTTTATTATATTATTGCTATTGGTGGGGATAATACTGCCATTCACAAAGCACCCAAAATATGGAAGAGAAAAAGGATAA
- a CDS encoding hydroxymethylglutaryl-CoA lyase, which translates to MKIIECPRDAMQGREEFIDTAIKAAYINQLLEVGFDTVDFGSFVSPKAMPQMRDTAELLDLLDLFHSKSKLLAIVANKRGAEEALTFEEIDYLGFPLSISETFQQRNTHKSIAEALETVEDIQNLCEIKGKTLVTYLSMGFGNPYGEPFSAEMVAEFVGKLDAMGIKIIALSDTIGVAEPKLIEELFSTNIQAYPEIEFGAHFHSRPESIEEKIKAGLKGGCARFDGAIKGFGGCPMAKDELVGNVATEVMIEVLEKEGFDLNLNKEEFGEAMKLARFVFG; encoded by the coding sequence ATGAAGATTATAGAATGTCCCCGTGATGCCATGCAGGGGAGAGAAGAGTTTATTGATACAGCGATCAAGGCTGCTTATATTAATCAACTATTGGAGGTAGGCTTTGATACAGTAGATTTTGGGAGTTTTGTAAGTCCTAAAGCTATGCCGCAAATGCGGGATACTGCTGAGTTGTTGGATTTACTGGATCTGTTCCATTCCAAGTCAAAATTATTGGCGATTGTGGCCAATAAGAGGGGGGCAGAGGAAGCATTGACTTTTGAGGAAATTGATTATTTGGGATTTCCCTTGTCCATTTCTGAGACTTTTCAGCAAAGAAATACTCATAAAAGCATTGCGGAGGCATTAGAGACTGTAGAAGACATTCAGAACCTTTGTGAAATCAAGGGTAAAACCTTGGTCACCTATTTGAGCATGGGCTTTGGTAATCCCTATGGAGAGCCTTTTTCGGCAGAAATGGTGGCGGAGTTTGTGGGGAAGTTGGATGCAATGGGAATTAAGATCATTGCCCTGTCAGATACGATTGGAGTGGCTGAACCCAAGCTGATCGAGGAATTGTTCAGTACCAATATTCAAGCTTATCCAGAGATAGAGTTTGGGGCTCATTTTCACAGCAGGCCGGAAAGCATTGAAGAAAAAATTAAGGCTGGATTGAAAGGTGGTTGTGCTCGTTTTGATGGGGCCATTAAAGGCTTTGGGGGTTGCCCCATGGCCAAGGATGAGCTGGTGGGGAATGTGGCCACGGAAGTGATGATTGAGGTGCTTGAAAAAGAAGGTTTCGATTTGAATTTGAACAAGGAGGAGTTTGGAGAAGCCATGAAGTTGGCCAGATTTGTTTTTGGTTGA
- a CDS encoding glycosyltransferase family 2 protein, protein MLKYSVIIPAHNEAKFLPGLLDSLAKQSLLPAQAVIVNDHSSDNTEEIIDEYAAQFLWIRKVNSQTEASRLPGSKVVAAFEKGMNILDVNYDFIVKLDADLILPENYFETVSKVFKNNPFAGIVGGFAYELENGKWQLNHPMGKDHVRGAFKAYSRQLFEQMNGLRCSIGWDTIDELLCRYYGFEVITLPELKVQHLRPTGSSYSKKAKYMQGQAMYKMRYGLGIAFLSMAKVSIKQKKPLYLLHSMIGYIRANLDNTVPVVSKEEGKFIRSYRWKNIFQKISGK, encoded by the coding sequence ATGCTAAAATACAGTGTTATTATCCCTGCTCATAATGAGGCCAAGTTTTTACCTGGACTATTGGATTCTCTTGCAAAACAATCCTTGCTCCCCGCCCAAGCAGTAATCGTCAATGACCATTCATCAGATAATACAGAAGAGATTATTGATGAATATGCAGCCCAATTCCTATGGATCCGCAAGGTCAACAGTCAAACAGAAGCTTCCCGGTTGCCAGGAAGCAAAGTAGTTGCCGCCTTTGAAAAGGGCATGAATATTCTCGATGTGAATTATGACTTTATTGTCAAACTGGATGCAGACCTGATCCTACCCGAAAACTATTTTGAAACAGTCTCAAAGGTCTTTAAAAACAACCCATTTGCTGGAATAGTTGGCGGTTTTGCTTACGAATTGGAAAATGGAAAATGGCAACTCAACCACCCGATGGGCAAAGACCATGTCCGAGGAGCTTTTAAGGCCTACTCTAGACAATTATTTGAACAAATGAACGGTTTACGATGTAGCATAGGTTGGGACACCATAGATGAGCTGCTTTGCAGGTATTATGGTTTTGAGGTAATCACCCTTCCTGAATTAAAAGTTCAGCACCTTCGTCCCACAGGCTCTTCCTATTCCAAAAAAGCGAAATACATGCAAGGGCAAGCCATGTACAAAATGCGCTACGGCTTAGGCATTGCTTTCTTATCCATGGCCAAAGTAAGCATCAAACAAAAAAAGCCACTTTACCTTCTTCACAGCATGATTGGCTATATCCGTGCCAATTTAGACAATACCGTCCCTGTGGTCTCCAAAGAAGAGGGTAAATTTATCCGTTCCTATCGCTGGAAAAACATCTTTCAAAAGATCAGCGGTAAATAA
- a CDS encoding lipopolysaccharide biosynthesis protein — translation MGIIRKQSSQSTIIAYAGILIGFVGSALLRPKILTEGEIGLLQLVLNTTALFASIFTLGTNLTTLKMVPEFKGNPEKKRSFITFSLLVGLIGSILAIPIFLASKSFIFQTQDGGFENFHYNNTFYWGILLVIGFRVFQYILDAYLRTNHQPLPGVFADSIIQKFLPIIGLVLFYFQWLDFQQLVYFNLAIFTIPVLMSYIFLNKAKVFTLGRPGPFTKQEKRDIAGISSSGILEILSGGLILYIDTYMIQWLIGEEAVGIYVTLFFFGIVISVPAKAIRRVSIVTISESMAVHDYDNIQKIYRKSSQTLLVIGGLIFLCVWGNRYSIGGYLGENYAIALPVLLFTALAQLIDNITSVNYQIIAVSKHYYYNLFMGFLTLALLIISNYLLIPIMGVSGAAMASLLSMILINGMRYWFLRQKYNLTPFSWESLKTLTIIGIIWLIIDIIPNIGNIYLNLLIKGSLVLVFYLPAVYFTKCSPDFNAVMDKYLRTIGFKA, via the coding sequence ATGGGGATCATAAGGAAACAATCTTCTCAAAGTACCATCATCGCCTACGCAGGGATATTAATTGGCTTTGTGGGCTCTGCCCTACTCCGTCCCAAAATATTGACCGAGGGAGAAATAGGCCTCCTTCAACTGGTCTTGAACACCACCGCCCTTTTCGCTTCTATTTTCACTTTGGGTACCAACTTGACCACATTGAAAATGGTACCGGAATTCAAGGGGAATCCTGAAAAAAAGAGAAGTTTTATCACCTTTTCTCTTTTAGTAGGGCTGATAGGTAGTATACTGGCCATTCCTATTTTTTTAGCGAGTAAAAGCTTCATTTTCCAGACCCAAGATGGTGGTTTTGAAAATTTCCATTACAATAACACCTTCTACTGGGGTATATTACTCGTGATTGGGTTCAGGGTTTTTCAATACATTCTTGACGCTTATCTCCGCACTAACCACCAACCCTTACCTGGAGTTTTTGCAGATAGTATTATCCAAAAATTCCTTCCCATAATAGGGCTTGTTTTATTTTACTTCCAATGGCTTGATTTCCAGCAGCTGGTTTATTTCAATTTGGCCATTTTTACTATTCCTGTTTTAATGTCCTATATCTTCCTAAATAAAGCCAAGGTTTTCACATTGGGGAGACCAGGTCCATTTACTAAACAGGAAAAACGCGACATCGCTGGGATTTCATCTTCTGGTATTCTTGAAATCCTAAGTGGTGGACTTATTTTATACATAGATACTTATATGATTCAATGGCTGATTGGTGAAGAAGCGGTGGGTATTTATGTAACCTTATTCTTTTTTGGAATTGTAATTAGCGTACCTGCTAAGGCGATTAGACGAGTATCTATCGTAACCATCTCAGAATCCATGGCAGTTCATGATTATGATAATATCCAAAAAATATATCGGAAAAGCAGCCAAACCTTATTGGTCATCGGAGGCTTAATCTTCCTATGTGTATGGGGAAATCGCTATAGCATTGGAGGGTATTTGGGAGAAAATTATGCCATAGCATTACCTGTGTTGCTCTTTACTGCCCTAGCACAGCTTATAGACAATATTACTTCTGTCAACTATCAAATCATTGCTGTCTCAAAGCACTATTATTATAACCTTTTTATGGGCTTCCTGACCTTAGCCCTATTGATCATTTCCAACTACCTATTAATCCCCATCATGGGCGTATCAGGAGCAGCAATGGCCTCCTTGCTTAGTATGATCTTGATCAATGGAATGCGTTACTGGTTCCTAAGACAAAAATACAATTTGACACCTTTTTCATGGGAAAGCCTCAAAACGCTGACCATAATTGGGATTATCTGGCTGATCATTGATATTATCCCGAATATTGGAAATATTTACCTTAACCTGCTGATTAAAGGAAGTCTGGTGTTAGTGTTCTATTTGCCTGCTGTTTACTTCACAAAGTGTTCACCTGACTTTAATGCAGTAATGGATAAATACCTGAGAACGATTGGTTTTAAAGCATAA
- a CDS encoding DUF302 domain-containing protein gives MNYFFNKTLQNASFDKVIGQVTEALKAEGFGVLTDIDVKATFKKKLDIDFRNYRILGACNPNFAHKAIDAEDKIGVFLPCNVVVQELENGDVEVAAVDPIASMSAVENPSLGEIAGQVQESLRRVVVGL, from the coding sequence ATGAATTATTTCTTTAATAAAACACTTCAAAATGCCAGTTTTGATAAGGTAATTGGTCAGGTAACGGAAGCCTTGAAAGCAGAGGGCTTCGGGGTACTTACAGATATTGATGTAAAAGCTACTTTTAAGAAGAAACTGGATATAGATTTTAGGAATTACCGTATTCTCGGTGCTTGCAATCCTAATTTTGCCCATAAGGCTATAGATGCAGAGGATAAAATAGGCGTATTTTTGCCATGCAATGTAGTGGTGCAGGAATTGGAGAATGGGGATGTGGAAGTGGCTGCCGTGGATCCAATAGCTTCCATGTCAGCAGTAGAAAACCCTTCTCTTGGGGAAATAGCTGGCCAGGTCCAGGAAAGTTTGAGAAGGGTAGTAGTTGGCTTATGA
- a CDS encoding cytochrome c translates to MKKHFNSILLLVILMLLFQCREKNSGSMASENPIEEVPLNYGFENQVKLGEHLVLVGGCNDCHTPKKMTDHGPVLDSALWLSGHPSAMSKIEVDKAEMESKGLVVTRDLTEWIGPWGVSYAANLTPDETGIGNWKVEQLYKVFREGKYKGLDGARMILPPMPWEMFQYYTDEEVEAIFAYLKSVKPIRNQVPPPLPPVSMVK, encoded by the coding sequence ATGAAAAAGCATTTTAATTCTATTTTGCTGTTGGTGATTTTAATGCTTCTTTTCCAGTGTAGAGAAAAGAACTCAGGCAGCATGGCAAGTGAAAACCCTATAGAAGAGGTTCCATTAAATTATGGGTTTGAAAATCAGGTTAAACTTGGTGAGCATCTGGTACTTGTGGGGGGCTGTAATGATTGTCACACGCCTAAAAAGATGACAGATCATGGGCCTGTATTGGATTCTGCGCTATGGTTATCTGGGCATCCTTCTGCTATGTCCAAGATAGAAGTTGACAAAGCAGAAATGGAATCGAAGGGGCTGGTGGTTACTAGGGATTTAACAGAATGGATAGGTCCCTGGGGTGTTTCTTATGCAGCTAATCTTACTCCAGATGAAACTGGGATTGGCAATTGGAAGGTAGAACAACTGTATAAAGTGTTCAGGGAGGGTAAGTATAAGGGATTGGATGGTGCACGGATGATTTTACCTCCCATGCCATGGGAAATGTTTCAATATTATACTGATGAGGAGGTAGAGGCTATTTTTGCCTATCTTAAGAGTGTCAAGCCAATCAGAAATCAGGTGCCGCCACCATTGCCTCCGGTTTCTATGGTCAAATAA